In one Culex quinquefasciatus strain JHB chromosome 2, VPISU_Cqui_1.0_pri_paternal, whole genome shotgun sequence genomic region, the following are encoded:
- the LOC6034352 gene encoding chitinase-like protein Idgf4 — protein sequence MWARLGAILLLVAVANANNATHGPKVLCYYDGSGSQLENLGKVTPTDIELALPFCTHLIYGYAGLNVATHKIRSLNEELDLDSGKGQYRQITTLKRRYPGLKVLLSVGGNKDLAEEKPFEKYLKMLENGGSRTAFVNSVHSLLKTYEFDGLDMAWQFPQTKPKRIRGWSGKLWHGFKKLFTGDSVLDPKAEEHKEEFTALVRDLKSAFLHEKFLLGLTVLPHVNESLFLDIPLLKDSLDYVNLASFDQQTPERNPKEGDYTAPIYEPSERVVGNNVDSEAKYWLAQGTPAEKIIVGIPAYGRGWKLNEDSGITGVPPLPADGPSLPGQYTGIPGFYSWAEVCALLPNPGNANLGGADQPLRKIGDPTKRFGVYAFRIPDENNEHGMWLSYEDPDSSGNKAAYVKAKGLGGISIFELGYDDFRGTCAGDKFPILRAAKYRL from the exons ATGTGGGCCCGCCTAGGAGCCATATTGCTTCTGGTGGCCGTGGCCAACGCCAACAATGCCACCCATGGACCGAAGGTGCTGTGCTATTACGACGGATCGGGCTCGCAGCTTGAGA ACCTGGGGAAAGTAACTCCAACGGACATTGAGCTTGCGCTGCCATTTTGTACCCACCTGATCTACGGATATGCCGGACTCAATGTCGCAACCCACAAGATCCGTTCGTTGAATGAGGAGCTGGATCTCGACTCCGGAAAGGGTCAGTACCGACAGATTACCACACTGAAGCGTCGCTACCCAGGGCTTAAGGTTCTGCTCAGCGTTGGAGGAAACAAGGACTTGGCCGAGGAGAAACCATTCGAGAAGTACCTGAAAATGCTGGAAAACGGAGGAAGCCGTACGGCCTTCGTCAACTCCGTTCACTCACTCCTCAAAACTTACGAATTTGATGGCCTAGACATGGCCTGGCAGTTCCCCCAAACCAAGCCAAAGCGTATCCGGGGCTGGTCCGGCAAGTTGTGGCACGGATTTAAGAAGCTCTTCACCGGCGATAGCGTCCTAGATCCGAAAGCCGAAGAGCACAAAGAAGAATTCACCGCGCTGGTCCGCGATCTGAAGAGTGCCTTCCTGCACGAGAAGTTCCTGCTGGGGTTGACCGTACTGCCGCATGTGAACGAGTCGCTGTTCTTGGATATTCCGCTGTTGAAGGACAGTCTGGACTACGTGAATCTGGCTTCATTTGATCAGCAAACGCCTGAAAGGAATCCCAAAGAGGGAGATTACACGGCACCGATTTATGAACCGTCGGAGCGGGTTGTTGGAAATAACGTCGATTCGGAGGCCAAGTATTG GCTCGCCCAGGGAACCCCCGCCGAGAAGATCATCGTCGGCATCCCGGCGTACGGCCGCGGCTGGAAGCTCAACGAAGACTCCGGCATCACCGGTGTTCCCCCGCTTCCCGCCGACGGCCCCTCCCTCCCCGGCCAGTACACCGGCATTCCCGGATTCTACAGCTGGGCCGAGGTGTGCGCTCTGCTGCCCAACCCAGGAAACGCCAACCTCGGAGGTGCGGATCAACCGCTGCGTAAGATCGGCGATCCCACGAAGCGATTCGGCGTGTACGCGTTCCGAATTCCGGACGAAAACAACGAGCACGGAATGTGGCTCTCGTACGAAGATCCGGACTCCTCGGGGAACAAGGCGGCCTACGTGAAGGCCAAGGGACTGGGTGGAATTTCGATCTTTGAGCTGGGATACGACGATTTCCGGGGAACGTGCGCCGGCGACAAGTTCCCCATCCTGCGGGCGGCCAAGTATCGGTTGTAA
- the LOC6034353 gene encoding imaginal disk growth factor 6 gives MWFKSGALLLLALVALANGNTTSPGTPIQTQRKVLCYYEGSTALREGLGKSIIADIEPALPLCTHLIYGYAGINADSYNVRSLNEALDLDSGKGQYRAVTTELKRRFPSLKVLLGVGFFKDPTDEKTADKYLTLLESGGSRTAFINSLYALVKSYNFDGADLAWQFRQTKPKKIRGIGGSLWHGFKKVFSGDSVLDPKADEHKEAFTVLIRDLRNAFEHDRLQVGLTVLPHVNESMFMDAFLLKDSVEYVHLAAFDQKTPERNPSEADYTSPLYEPTGDGERIAANNVDAEVRYWLTNKTPPNKIVVGIATYGRGWKLPEDSGPVPPVTVDGPSPAGPYTNESGRYSYAEICTQLPGSRLSTLDGAAPLQKQGEPKKAGLYAYRVKDKKKKLKGMWVAYEGPESAAEKGAYVKAKGLGGISIFDLSNDDFRGLCTDEKFPILKAAKNMM, from the exons ATGTGGTTCAAGTCGGGAGCTTTGTTGCTTCTGGCGCTGGTGGCCTTAGCGAATGGCAACACCACCAGCCCCGGTACTCCCATCCAAACTCAACGCAAGGTTCTTTGCTACTACGAGGGATCCACCGCGCTGCGGGAAG GTTTGGGCAAATCGATCATCGCGGACATTGAACCGGCGCTGCCACTGTGCACGCATCTGATCTATGGCTACGCCGGGATCAACGCGGACAGCTACAACGTGCGATCGCTGAACGAGGCACTTGACCTTGACTCGGGCAAAGGTCAGTACCGAGCGGTGACGACGGAGTTGAAGCGTCGCTTTCCGTCGTTGAAGGTGCTGCTTGGCGTTGGCTTCTTCAAGGATCCCACCGATGAGAAGACTGCTGATAAGTACTTGACGTTGTTGGAGAGTGGAGGAAGTCGAACGGCATTCATCAACTCGCTGTACGCGCTGGTCAAGTCGTACAACTTTGACGGAGCGGATTTGGCCTGGCAGTTCCGGCAGACGAAGCCGAAGAAGATTCGTGGTATTGGGGGAAGTTTGTGGCATGGATTCAAGAAGGTCTTCAGCGGTGACAGCGTGCTGGATCCGAAGGCTGACGAACACAAGGAAGCGTTTACCGTGTTGATCCGTGACTTGCGCAATGCATTCGAGCACGATCGTCTCCAGGTGGGATTGACCGTCTTACCTCACGTCAACGAGTCCATGTTCATGGATGCGTTCCTGCTCAAAGACAGCGTTGAGTACGTCCATCTTGCAGCGTTTGACCAAAAAACCCCCGAGCGTAATCCCAGCGAAGCCGACTATACTTCCCCGCTCTACGAACCTACCGGAGATGGAGAACGTATCGCAGCGAACAACGTCGACGCCGAAGTTCGCTACTGGTTGACCAACAAGACCCCACCAAACAAGATCGTCGTCGGAATCGCGACCTACGGACGAGGTTGGAAGCTCCCGGAGGACAGCGGACCAGTCCCCCCAGTCACAGTTGACGGACCCTCCCCAGCAGGTCCGTACACCAACGAATCGGGCCGGTACAGCTACGCGGAAATCTGCACCCAACTGCCAGGATCTCGGTTGAGCACGCTGGACGGAGCTGCCCCACTGCAGAAGCAGGGCGAGCCCAAGAAGGCGGGACTCTACGCGTACCGCGTtaaggacaagaagaagaagctcAAGGGAATGTGGGTGGCGTACGAGGGGCCGGAGTCGGCGGCGGAAAAGGGAGCGTACGTTAAGGCCAAGGGTCTGGGGGGAATTTCGATCTTCGATTTGAGCAACGATGATTTCCGTGGGTTGTGCACGGACGAGAAGTTCCCGATCCTGAAGGCGGCCAAGAATATGATGTGA
- the LOC6034354 gene encoding chitinase-like protein Idgf4: MRLIQAGLLAVVLVAFLVHGSHGQTTPKVLCYYDGANFLIEGLAKVSLTDIEAALPFCTHLVYGYAAIDPTSNKAVSKNPTLDLDTGKSNYRLVTQLKRKFPALKVLLGVGGYRFSAPSPKYLELLESGAARITFINSVYAIVKAYEFDGIDLAWQFPQNKPKKIRGTTSKLWHGFKKVFSGDSVLDEKADEHKEEFTALLRELKNAFRADGYQLGITVLPHVNATMFMDIPAIINYLDFVNIEAVDMQTPERNPKEADYVAPLYELTDRVPGNNVDGLVKVWLGANTPPSKIVVTIPTHGRGWKMNADSGITGVPPLTADGTGPAGPQLQQEGYYTWGETCAMLPNPSNTALKGAQAPLRKVGDPTKRFGSYAFRLPDADGENGLWVSYEDPDSAGNKAAYVKAKGLGGIGINDLSYDDFRGTCAGEKFPILRAAKYRLGA; this comes from the coding sequence GTCTGGCCAAAGTATCGCTAACCGACATCGAAGCCGCACTCCCGTTCTGCACCCATCTGGTGTACGGCTATGCCGCCATCGATCCCACCTCGAACAAGGCCGTCTCGAAGAACCCCACCCTGGACCTGGACACCGGCAAGAGCAACTACCGGCTGGTGACGCAGCTGAAGCGCAAGTTCCCCGCACTCAAGGTCCTGCTGGGCGTCGGCGGCTACCGCTTTTCGGCTCCATCTCCCAAGTACTTGGAACTGCTGGAATCGGGTGCGGCTCGGATCACGTTCATCAACAGCGTGTACGCGATCGTCAAGGCGTACGAGTTTGACGGAATCGATCTAGCGTGGCAGTTCCCGCAGAACAAGCCGAAGAAGATTCGCGGAACTACGAGCAAGTTGTGGCATGGATTCAAGAAGGTGTTCAGCGGAGACAGTGTGTTGGACGAGAAAGCCGATGAGCACAAGGAAGAGTTCACTGCGCTGCTGCGAGAGTTGAAGAACGCTTTTCGAGCTGACGGATACCAGCTGGGAATCACCGTGCTGCCCCATGTGAACGCCACCATGTTCATGGACATCCCCGCCATCATCAACTATCTGGACTTTGTCAACATTGAAGCGGTCGACATGCAGACTCCGGAACGTAACCCGAAGGAGGCCGACTACGTCGCTCCGTTGTACGAGCTGACGGATCGTGTGCCCGGAAACAACGTCGATGGACTGGTCAAGGTTTGGCTGGGCGCCAACACGCCTCCCTCCAAGATCGTCGTTACGATTCCCACCCACGGTCGAGGCTGGAAGATGAACGCCGATTCCGGAATCACCGGAGTCCCCCCACTTACCGCTGACGGAACCGGCCCGGCAGGACCTCAGCTCCAGCAGGAAGGTTACTACACCTGGGGCGAAACCTGTGCCATGCTGCCCAACCCAAGCAACACGGCCCTCAAGGGAGCTCAGGCTCCGCTGCGCAAGGTCGGTGATCCCACCAAGCGGTTCGGATCGTACGCGTTCCGGCTGCCGGACGCCGATGGAGAGAACGGACTGTGGGTGTCGTACGAGGATCCGGACTCCGCAGGGAACAAGGCTGCGTACGTGAAGGCTAAGGGACTGGGAGGAATCGGCATTAACGATTTGTCGTACGATGATTTCCGCGGAACTTGTGCTGGGGAGAAGTTCCCGATTCTGCGGGCTGCTAAGTATCGGCTGGGAGCTTGA